In the genome of Pontibacillus halophilus JSM 076056 = DSM 19796, one region contains:
- a CDS encoding cytochrome ubiquinol oxidase subunit I, with the protein MFEADSVLLSRLLTSLTLMFHAIFATLGVGIPLMISIAELIGIRKKDSHYTLLAQRWARGYVILVAVGVVTGTAIGLQLSLLWPSFMQFAGNVISLPLFLETFAFFFEAIFLGAYLYTWDRFNKPIYHWLLSLPVVIGGGLSAFFITTVNAFMNTPDGFDLTNGEITSINPMEAMFNPATPTKVFHVLTSSYLTAAAILATIAALAILRKRGNAYHRKALKLTMVVTFIFAILTAVAGDLSAKHLAEHQPEKLAAAEWHFETEESADLVVFGTLDENNEVQNAIRIPNMLSFLAFGDFNAEVQGLEEINEGEQPPLIIHYFFDLMVSLGMYALGVSFLFLALWKLKRFNPFNKWVLWLVVLNGPFAMLAIEFGWLLAEVGRQPWIMRGFMTVAEAATTSPNVAWMLLLFIGLYVVLGFTVVRVLRKLFKDNPAELELEQKYPNVTKSGVDA; encoded by the coding sequence ATGTTTGAAGCCGATAGCGTCTTACTGAGTCGACTACTTACGAGTTTAACGTTAATGTTTCACGCTATATTCGCAACGTTAGGGGTGGGGATCCCCTTAATGATTTCCATTGCTGAATTAATAGGGATAAGAAAGAAAGATTCCCATTACACTTTACTTGCACAACGCTGGGCGAGGGGGTATGTCATACTTGTCGCCGTAGGGGTAGTAACAGGGACAGCCATTGGTCTCCAACTCTCACTCTTGTGGCCTAGTTTCATGCAATTTGCGGGGAATGTGATTAGTCTGCCGCTCTTTCTGGAGACATTTGCATTCTTCTTTGAGGCGATTTTCCTTGGCGCATATCTGTACACTTGGGACCGATTTAATAAGCCTATTTACCACTGGCTATTGTCGCTACCAGTCGTTATAGGGGGAGGACTGTCCGCATTCTTTATCACAACAGTCAATGCGTTTATGAACACGCCTGATGGGTTTGATTTGACCAATGGAGAGATTACTTCCATAAATCCAATGGAAGCTATGTTTAACCCTGCGACGCCAACGAAGGTGTTTCACGTACTCACATCTAGTTATTTAACTGCTGCTGCCATTTTAGCAACGATAGCAGCACTCGCCATCTTAAGAAAACGCGGCAATGCCTACCACCGGAAAGCATTAAAATTAACGATGGTCGTCACCTTTATCTTCGCGATATTAACAGCTGTAGCAGGCGACTTATCAGCGAAGCATCTAGCTGAGCATCAACCTGAGAAGCTAGCAGCTGCTGAATGGCACTTTGAAACAGAAGAAAGCGCGGACCTTGTTGTGTTCGGGACGTTGGATGAGAACAATGAAGTGCAAAATGCCATCCGGATCCCGAATATGCTTAGCTTCTTAGCGTTTGGTGATTTTAACGCTGAAGTGCAAGGACTTGAAGAAATTAATGAAGGAGAGCAACCGCCGCTAATCATACATTACTTCTTTGATTTAATGGTTAGTTTAGGTATGTATGCATTAGGTGTTTCTTTCTTATTCTTAGCACTATGGAAATTGAAACGATTTAACCCATTCAATAAATGGGTGCTATGGCTTGTCGTATTAAACGGACCATTTGCAATGCTTGCAATTGAATTTGGTTGGTTGCTTGCAGAGGTGGGACGTCAACCTTGGATTATGAGAGGGTTTATGACGGTTGCTGAAGCTGCAACAACCTCTCCAAATGTAGCTTGGATGCTCCTTCTCTTTATCGGTCTTTACGTCGTACTCGGATTTACGGTCGTCCGAGTGTTGAGAAAGCTATTTAAGGATAATCCGGCAGAATTAGAGTTAGAACAAAAATATCCTAATGTAACAAAGAGTGGTGTTGACGCATGA